The region GCCCGCCAGGGGCGCCTCGAATCCGAGCGGGATGGGGCGAGGGACATCACTTTTCCCGCGGCCCTCAGAAGCCGTCTCGACGAGACTGACATCGTCGAACTGACCCGAAGCGAGACCCGGGTTTTCGAGTCTCGCCGCGAAGCGCGCGAAGGGCAGAAGGCGCAGCTCAAGGAGCGGATCGCGCAGCTGCAGGAGCAGATCGACGGGCTCGATCTCCAGGCGGCCGCGAAGGCCGACGAGATCCAGCTCATTCAAAGCGAACTGAGCGGCGTCGAGCAGCTCTGGCGGAAGAACCTCGTTCCCATCACCCGCGTGACGGCGCTCAAGCGGGAGGAGACGCGCCTGCGCGGCGAACGCGGGCAGCTCATCTCGAACATCGCGCAGTCGAAAGGCCGGATCAGCGAAACGGCGCTCCAGATCCTGCAGATCGAGCAGGATCTCAAGAGCGAAGTCTCGAAGGAGTTGCGTGAGGTTCAGGCCAAGATCGCCGAACTGGTCGAGCGCCGCGTGGCGGCCGAGGATCAGCTGAAGCGGATCGACATCCGGGCGCCGCAGGATGGGTTCGTGCATCAATCGATGGTCCACACGGTGGGCGGCGTCATCAATGCCGGCGAACCTCTGATGATGATCGTTCCCGAGTCCGACGAGCTCTCGATCGAAGTGAAGGTCTCGCCGCAGGACATCGATCAGCTGCGGCCGGGACTCGACACGGTCCTGCGCCTCTCAGCCTTCAACCAGCGCACCACACCGGAGATCAAGGGCAGGGTGAGCCTGATCGCGGCCGATCTGGTGACGGATCAGCGCTCGGGCATCCAGTACTATCCGGTGCGGGTGGCCTTCGCGGATGGGGAGCGCGATCGCCTCGGCGCTCTCAAGCTCATGCCCGGCATGCCCGTGGAAGGCTTCATCCAGACAGGCTACCGCACGGTCTTCTCGTACCTGACGAAGCCTATCGCCGACAACATGGCGAAGGCATTCCGCGAGGAATAAGGGTTGCCCGAACCGGAGTCGCGAGACACCGGTCAACGGCCCGCATCGGTCCTCTGGTGCGTTTCGATGTAGGTCTGCAGGGATTTCCCCACATCCTCGATATGCGTCCTGAGAAGAGCACACGCCTCTGCGACCTGTCCGGCCTCGCAGAGGCGCACCAGCGCGGCATGCTCGGTCTCCGCGCGCTTCATCCCGTCCGTGAGGGAGAGCTGCAGCCGGGTATGCCTGTCGCATTCCTGCAGGAGGTTGGCCACGATCGCCGAGGTGCGCGGCTGCCCGGCGTGACGGTACAGCAGCATGTGGAACTGCGTATTCAGCTCGCCCCAGCGCCGGACATGGTTCGCCCGAAGTTCGGCGCTGTATTCCTGGAGGATCCGGTTGAGCTGATCGTAGTCGCCTGCGGTCAGCTGCCTGGCGGAGGCCTCCAGCAGGCGGGGCTCCAGGAGCACCCTCAAGGCAAACAGCTCCTGGACTTCCTCCATGGACAGTTCGGACACGATGGCGCCCCGGTGAGGGTGGATCTTGACCAGCCCCTCCGCCTCAAGCTGCATCAGGGCCTCCCGAACGGGAATGCGGCTCACGCCGAACTCGCCCGCCAGGGCATCCTGCCGCAGGGGGGACCCCGCCCTGAACTCGCCATCGAGAATCCGCTCGCGCAGACTTTCCGCAACGGCAGCGGCAATCGTCCGGTGCTGAAGGGACTTCTGCGCGGTCCTGGGAGATGGCTTGGTTTCAAGAGTCATGACTCGAGCTATCACTGAACGTCCAGGAACGCATCCATAGCAGCGCCCCAAGAGATTGGCTTGACAAGGTAGATTTTATACAATCTACAATAATGCCTCCGAATGTCCAGAGTGGGAGAAGGACGGCATGGCGAGGATCGGTTGGGAAGGGGTATTCCCTGCGGTGACCACCCAGTTCAAGGCGAATTACGACTTGGATATCGAGGCCACCGCCAGGGTGATGGACGGCTTGATCCGGGACGGCGTCTC is a window of Microvirga lotononidis DNA encoding:
- a CDS encoding HlyD family type I secretion periplasmic adaptor subunit translates to MSHAQKASARTSIRRHTLLGLSAALFLVGGLGGWAVVTELSGAVVAPGAVVVDSHVKKVQHPTGGVVGEIHARDGDRVRAGDIVIRLDETVARANLAMVSKSLDELAARQGRLESERDGARDITFPAALRSRLDETDIVELTRSETRVFESRREAREGQKAQLKERIAQLQEQIDGLDLQAAAKADEIQLIQSELSGVEQLWRKNLVPITRVTALKREETRLRGERGQLISNIAQSKGRISETALQILQIEQDLKSEVSKELREVQAKIAELVERRVAAEDQLKRIDIRAPQDGFVHQSMVHTVGGVINAGEPLMMIVPESDELSIEVKVSPQDIDQLRPGLDTVLRLSAFNQRTTPEIKGRVSLIAADLVTDQRSGIQYYPVRVAFADGERDRLGALKLMPGMPVEGFIQTGYRTVFSYLTKPIADNMAKAFREE
- a CDS encoding GntR family transcriptional regulator; its protein translation is MTLETKPSPRTAQKSLQHRTIAAAVAESLRERILDGEFRAGSPLRQDALAGEFGVSRIPVREALMQLEAEGLVKIHPHRGAIVSELSMEEVQELFALRVLLEPRLLEASARQLTAGDYDQLNRILQEYSAELRANHVRRWGELNTQFHMLLYRHAGQPRTSAIVANLLQECDRHTRLQLSLTDGMKRAETEHAALVRLCEAGQVAEACALLRTHIEDVGKSLQTYIETHQRTDAGR